TTCTCATAGTAACAAATAGTTTGAAGTTTCATAAAGAGTAATTGATTTGACTGGTTAAAACATTCACTGCACGATCGAGCTGCGAGCGTAGCTGATGACACGGTTTTCCCGTTTGTAGCGAAAAGCACTACCCTATTATTTTGGTAGTCATAGGTTTTAGCTACACACCAAAATTTTGTATGCTGATACCGGAGGCCTGCATTTTCAAAATTGGGGGTTTGAAACCTTGTCAAGTTATCACAATCTAGAACCATCTGGGAATATTACGAATTATTTCATTGAATCATTACTAGCTCTTAAGTCAAAGGAAAATATTGCGAGGAAACCAAACTTGTCCCAAAGATTGAaaggtcgctttcgtaaaaatttgtgcctGTActattttcttcttttctttgttattatgtaaagaactaaaactaaatgttGTTAAAGAGCATGTTGGACTTCAACATTATAAAGACTAAAAAGGACTTCAAGGAACACATTTAGATattgatattataaaaaaatgaaacttaaattttaaattattttattatcttaaattaacatatattacaataattagTCTAGAGAGGTCCAGCAACCAACACTACTTTAGGTCGTCATCATCAAACAAATCTTCAAAATctgcaaagaaaaaaaagtttttttattagatgTATTTAGCACAGCAAAGAATTTAGCATACCTATAAAGGAAGCCAAAAACTTGGTGACACAAACCTATGTGAAAGAAGTAAGAATTTATTTCACAGAGCATCACATAACCATCATTATTCATAGATGTTATTCTCTAATGTATTTGTGCTGTTGGTGgattagagttgtgccgttcctggtaacattccccattttgtatggggaaatttggacaaaatggggaatgttaccgggaacggcacaactctagagTGGATATATTTCAAAATACTACAAATAAAGATTAGAACACACGAGGTCTATAGTagtgaaataaagaaataatcaCAATTTACATGAGTCTGtaatgaatgtttattttaaattttttaagtgGGTACTTAACCACTTCTAAATAGGGTTATTTAGAAGGGGCCTACATTACACAGTAACTATGCGCGTTTGTAGACATACTTGGAGGTTAAATGGTTAGCTGTTATTTATTACAGGATTTGTCTCCTTTGCCGATCTTTCATTATACATGCAATATAAGGTTACTGTGTTTTGTTACTGTTGCGAATGActgtttaataataaacttcACTACTGGTTCCAAGTATCAACTTCTAGGCAAGATTATTACTACAGACAAATAGCGGTTTTTGTAAGTAATTAAGAATATTATAAGATAAATACCATTGAAAAAGTCTGCATGGACTGCTTTTTCATTTGCAGCCAAATCCATGAGAAGATTGGATGGGCCACCAGCCTGCAACATAGATACGACATGAACtagtttttaaaactaaatactagATTTGATGTAGTATTAACAGAACATACTTCTTCCAAATCCATCCAAGGTCCAACTCCTTCGGGAAACATTTCGTCAGCGGCAACGGTCGGCTTCATGGTTGCTGAAAGTTGTGTATAGTGTCACTAAGTTAATATTACGTAACTAAGAAAACTATgaagtacaaaattaaataaactatcaGTTATTTTACCAAAAAACTGGCTGTTCTGTTCCCACGTTCACAACAAAACAATCAATACCAAAGAgcatataaaatataatcactacgttctaaaCAATCAATACCATAGACTAGACAAAGAAGGAGcaaatctcagaataatgactaaagcaaagaagccgggcaaaaataaaagcttggtaaaagatatcgtattcacaacacgttattactttttgtctatgagtgagtgagacaacaatccgcaagttctttcgtttttttttcagtattgtcataagataaactgagggaaatgtcaaatggtcctatgtggttctataatataatccagccaaataaaatatatgttcgttatttcacaggtaggtgtcaactgtaacaacttgacatagtcgtattattttagttgaaatatttcgggatgtttcagcggtcatcttggtttattttaattatatttttgctattcctgaaagattgttggaaaacgtgctgagtttttatttgtaatggtttgaagttccctttgtgataatgtcttgtgtgatcgagggctgtaaatcgcatttTACcgtttttctaatgctaaaagactaagtatagtttctagtcatgtaccaaataggaaatgaaacaaaaaacgttcgtgtaatatattttttttatttaataatagggaatattacgcgaaactcggcgtaggtggcgccactaccacaatctgagggtctatcgcgaaacaagaaaatcgaactttcgttatctaacatctctgtcactcttgcgtattcgagcgataaagaggcagctagataacgaaatttcggattcgagttttccggtaggtcccctgaaaacttgtcaaaaacctgttaaaggtacagtatgaataagttactctacggtgcactaaaaaagctagtgctgcactctggtggcagaacattggtaaaccaacaatattaataaaaggaacattcatcaatgatcattaatgtcttttttattagggttccgtacccaaagggtaaaaacgggaccctattactaatacttcactgtccgtctgtctgtcaccaggttgtatctcatgaaccgtgatagctagacagttgaaattttcacagattatgtatttctgttgccgctataacaacaaatactaaaaagtacggaacccttggtgcgcgcgtccgacccgcacttgaccggtttttagtattatactatagtctggcaaacacaatctgtcagtaagtaagaacaaagataactataggtacagtcgaaggcaaaaatatcgatccagacaaatggctcaaaaatatgtgaacacgattttattgtctgagcgtacacatatttttgagactttgggaatgtatatatatttatacccttgactgtactcatcaattgaaatgagatagtcctgggccaaactataagaacgctgtaaatgtcgataggttattgatctgaggtcgatacatcactatgccaaaaatataacctttcatacttagcagaaaagttcgaaaatatatgcaaaaatctacatatatagacttgaatgcaagtaataattacataaacaacatatcgatttcaatgtttagggtcaggtcctataaattaatttcttcaaaattgaacaaaacaccgattaaaggttatcggttcgtgcgtattttcttttcttcctgtatgcgatttacagccctcgatcacacaagacattatcacaaagggaacttcaaaccattacaaataaaaactcagcacgttttccaacaatctttcaggaatagctacaatataattaaaataaaccaagatgaccgctgaaattcccgaaatatttcaactaaaataatacgactatgtcaagttgttacagttgacacctacctgtgaaataacgaacataaattttatttggctggattatattagaaccacatagaaccatttgtcattttcctcagttcatcttatgacaatactgaaaaaaacgaaagaacttgcggattgttgtctcactcactcatagacaaaaagtgatagcgtgttgtgaatacgataccttttaccaagcttttatttttgcccgacttctatgctttagtcattattctgaggtgctgcccacagaactaggatgacaaagaacaactgtcaggctttaaaagtgcgaccaaaaatgaaatgcaagtgtgtgcgtaaattgcctatgtgagatcaaaactagtgatgtcaagttacaacatattaataatctatcggtgtttgactgctttatcgactactctttcaatgtttcttattaaaataaaatgaatgaattg
This DNA window, taken from Cydia strobilella chromosome 4, ilCydStro3.1, whole genome shotgun sequence, encodes the following:
- the LOC134741155 gene encoding COP9 signalosome complex subunit 9, with the translated sequence MKPTVAADEMFPEGVGPWMDLEEAGGPSNLLMDLAANEKAVHADFFNDFEDLFDDDDLK